In a single window of the Bos taurus isolate L1 Dominette 01449 registration number 42190680 breed Hereford chromosome 23, ARS-UCD2.0, whole genome shotgun sequence genome:
- the NRSN1 gene encoding neurensin-1, whose protein sequence is MSSCSNVCGSRQAQAATEAGHQRYGVRSYLHQFYEDCTTSIWEYEDDFQIQRSPNRWSSVFWKVGLISGTVFVILGLTVLAVGFLVPPKIEAFGEANFVVVDTHAVQFNGALDMCKLAGAVLFCIGGTSMAGCLLMSVSAKSYSKEEKFLQQRFKERIADIKAHTQPITRAPGPGETKIPVTLSRVHNVQPLAAT, encoded by the exons ATGAGTTCTTGCAGCAACGTCTGTGGGTCCAGGCAGGCACAGGCTGCTACCGAGGCTGGGCACCAGCGCTATGGAGTCCGGTCCTACCTGCACCAGTTTTATGAGGACTGTACCACTTCCATCTGGGAGTATGAGGATGATTTCCAGATCCAGAGATCACCCAACAGGTGGAGCTCAGTATTCTGGAAG GTCGGACTCATCTCGGGCACAGTCTTCGTGATTCTCGGATTGACTGTCCTGGCAGTGGGATTTCTTGTGCCCCCCAAAATCGAAGCCTTTGGCGAGGCCAATTTCGTGGTGGTGGACACGCACGCTGTCCAGTTTAACGGAGCCCTTGACATGTGCAAGCTGGCGGGCGCCGTCCTCTTCTGCATCGGGGGCACGTCCATGGCAGGGTGCCTGCTAATGTCGGTGTCTGCAAAAAGCTACTCCAAAGAAGAGAAATTCCTTCAGCAAAGGTTTAAAGAGCGAATCGCAGACATCAAGGCCCACACTCAGCCCATTACAAGAGCTCCGGGCCCGGGAGAAACAAAGATACCGGTCACTTTGTCCAGGGTTCACAATGTCCAGCCCTTAGCGGCAACCTGA